In Pseudophryne corroboree isolate aPseCor3 chromosome 3, aPseCor3.hap2, whole genome shotgun sequence, a genomic segment contains:
- the LOC135056529 gene encoding uncharacterized protein LOC135056529 codes for MDGKDSVPSQGIPAVVHALGAFALAAAMAVAIKWFILRDSKVTKTVDDEPDLQRNQNSLKNDPKVPDEVPGETTHVPQVSDGVEIDLTHLPYHCQLPGISRCALNTSCVSQVNDDVQEDRKELSLNIYGDFSPDKRESGMLTPVSCTLSTIAEPQCSLLKLGEAAENMPALTPDFMDLTTSDAQTHVSTSCCTHRCDVPYFESSERVQVMESSFETSSGNGECIEDMNVESLGCQQELIGHGNKVSEMFLKHRPVSLSLSGDTFNMDTYKKVGILNCDAKTNMVNYSKYLVENKYDVWSSTMGQNVQDNIIRSNYEREGHKIICTPRLSKLEENIITNTCMPIHSQFSDKHPKLMIKSSFDNAHGPADVKQTTPTLSTANEDVILTKERCKEFSQHETFHHKLDANIACSSQSDIRKEILFTDGKFKEVQEQLKASNKSSILGSMHAVEQHMTDKENIDTANIMFFLSTKVSLNSHNGKNKEETSPVDGQIESHSQNQSKRFHSSKCVALKSMVRSNTNNTFCHHDNSNVLKWSTTTVYNSTEYIDLMYPWDFHASGNSVNNFREKKQCQDYTEDSALLSKNKKMSEDFFEDLSLERTFKGLDADVESSVVSPTSCNTTYDEPKYITRTTNNSLRDPSTLDTFNSKTITKTDFVSSITSMNNTENKKLLHNLHKHEEEYQNTSTQECYSIIPNGCFSNSHKCPDANIVCNTSNMYKLGDNFGKDQRASITKTLSAFFQNTTLPIKEFPSWGHPYFCNDNNTPPPVMKETHIMEQKLCTEILNGESNIVTGSLSVAGVQKTFDMVDSLLLPTENAEQSNSLDETFLSSNITCFEKDQRNDFKSCNSIPSHKQEKYKSLPFDNMKPVCAVKADDFSISPKKMMSKIAENPELMLPNYQSVAKMKLALMTKSCDNINFGPSRQGPTLKNKAQSMLCLLTEYYSSQLHSLENGPVEEVARGTFICIPTGLQYIDESKRFQLTLGNCLQLLKLARKNSVPELLKSVYTVISDNYLNVLKNSAIYGHLSGLERERILQLRMRGHLSLCIVETKSIFDLNTNIKCSVATDQAQCKAQLYSLDLETNQWKRVTSIPEEACLKGCSICSMYNYLFIAGGIQKTKGSSVCSNKLFCYNPLTDIWTQLAPMIQARSQLKLIPLDGYLYAIGGECLHTMEKYDPRSNKWTFAAPLPKGSFAVAHEAAACGGEIYISGGHLFYRLLKYKPSRDQWEECPFNASKGRSCDMVAVGNILYRFDIYKNSTVNIFKYNTTTKVWSEYTTTFPGSKVPFRCAVLDDAIYCVNRETTARFSVENGKAVFESATFSGVPTHGVGYPCPVVLTLRGSISQTSV; via the coding sequence ATGGACGGAAAAGACTCTGTACCAAGCCAGGGTATCCCAGCTGTTGTTCATGCCCTGGGGGCATTTGCTCTAGCGGCTGCCATGGCTGTAGCCATCAAATGGTTTATTCTACGTGACAGCAAGGTGACAAAAACTGTGGATGATGAGCCAGACCTACAGAGGAATCAAAACTCCCTAAAGAATGATCCTAAAGTGCCTGATGAAGTACCAGGAGAGACTACACATGTACCACAGGTCAGTGATGGGGTTGAAATAGACTTGACACATTTACCATATCACTGTCAGCTACCTGGAATCTCAAGATGTGCTCTAAATACATCCTGTGTTTCTCAAGTTAATGATGACGTCCAGGAAGATAGGAAAGAGCTGTCATTAAACATTTATGGTGACTTTTCTCCAGACAAGAGAGAATCAGGAATGCTAACTCCAGTTTCCTGCACACTAAGTACTATTGCTGAGCCTCAATGTTCTTTGCTGAAATTAGGAGAAGCAGCTGAGAATATGCCAGCCTTGACACCAGACTTTATGGACCTAACAACAAGTGATGCACAGACACATGTGTCCACTAGCTGCTGCACACACAGGTGTGATGTTCCATATTTTGAAAGTTCAGAGAGAGTTCAGGTGATGGAGAGCAGCTTTGAAACAAGTTCAGGCAATGGTGAGTGCATTGAGGATATGAATGTGGAGTCTCTAGGGTGTCAACAAGAGCTAATTGGTCATGGCAACAAAGTCTCTGAGATGTTTTTAAAGCACAGACCTGTAAGCTTGAGTTTGTCTGGAGATACATTTAATATGGACACTTATAAAAAAGTTGGAATTTTAAATTGTGATGCAAAGACAAATATGGTGAACTATTCAAAATACTTGGTGGAGAATAAATATGATGTATGGAGCTCAACTATGGGTCAAAATGTACAAGACAATATTATAAGATCTAACTATGAAAGAGAAGGACATAAAATCATATGTACTCCGCGTCTCTCCAAATTAGAGGAGAATATAATTACCAATACATGCATGCCTATTCATAGTCAATTTTCTGACAAACATCCAAAACTCATGATAAAAAGTAGCTTTGATAATGCACATGGACCTGCAGATGTAAAACAGACAACCCCAACCTTGTCCACAGCAAATGAAGATGTCATATTAACAAAGGAAAGGTGTAAAGAGTTCTCTCAACATGAAACATTCCACCATAAACTGGATGCTAATATTGCATGTTCAAGCCAATCAGACATTAGGAAGGAAATACTTTTTACAGATGGAAAATTCAAAGAAGTACAGGAACAATTGAAAGCTTCTAATAAAAGCTCTATTCTAGGTTCTATGCATGCGGTAGAACAGCACATGACTGATAAAGAAAATATTGACACTGCAAACATAATGTTCTTTCTATCAACGAAGGTTTCTCTTAATAGTCATAATGGAAAGAACAAAGAAGAGACTTCTCCAGTAGATGGTCAGATTGAAAGCCATTCTCAAAACCAAAGCAAACGGTTTCACTCATCTAAGTGTGTTGCATTAAAAAGTATGGTTAGAAGCAACACAAACAACACATTTTGTCATCATGACAACAGCAATGTACTCAAATGGAGTACTACCACAGTATATAATTCTACAGAATACATTGACCTGATGTACCCATGGGATTTCCATGCATCTGGAAACTCAGTTAATAATTTTAGAGAGAAAAAGCAATGTCAGGACTACACAGAAGACAGCGCTTTGCTTTCAAAGAATAAAAAGATGTCTGAAGATTTCTTTGAAGATCTTAGTTTAGAAAGAACATTTAAAGGACTTGATGCTGATGTGGAAAGTTCTGTGGTAAGTCCTACTTCATGCAATACCACATATGATGAGCCTAAATATATCACCAGAACAACTAATAATTCTCTACGAGATCCTTCCACTCTTGATACATTCAATTCAAAAACGATCACAAAGACTGATTTCGTTTCAAGCATTACATCAATGAATAATACAGAGAATAAAAAGTTACTCCATAATTTGCATAAACATGAAGAGGAATACCAGAATACCAGTACACAGGAATGTTATTCAATCATCCCTAATGGATGTTTCAGCAACAGTCACAAATGTCCAGATGCTAACATTGTTTGTAATACTTCAAATATGTATAAACTAGGAGACAACTTTGGTAAAGACCAACGGGCAAGCATTACTAAAACCTTGTCAGCTTTCTTTCAGAACACTACATTGCCTATTAAAGAATTCCCCAGTTGGGGGCATCCATATTTCTGCAATGACAATAATACTCCTCCACCAGTTATGAAGGAAACACATATAATGGAACAAAAGCTATGTACTGAAATATTAAATGGGGAATCTAATATCGTCACAGGAAGCCTTAGTGTAGCTGGTGTACAAAAAACATTTGACATGGTTGATTCCTTGTTGCTACCTACTGAAAATGCAGAGCAGAGTAATAGCCTTGATGAGACGTTTTTAAGTTCCAATATTACATGTTTTGAGAAAGACCAGCGAAATGACTTTAAAAGTTGTAACTCCATTCCTAGTCATAAACAGGAAAAATATAAGTCATTACCATTTGATAATATGAAACCAGTGTGTGCAGTGAAGGCAGATGACTTTTCCATTTCCCCCAAAAAAATGATGTCCAAAATTGCTGAAAACCCAGAGCTAATGTTACCAAATTACCAATCCGTTGCTAAAATGAAACTGGCCCTAATGACTAAGAGCTGCGATAACATTAATTTTGGACCATCACGTCAGGGACCCACACTGAAAAACAAAgcacaaagcatgttatgtttgctGACGGAATATTACTCATCACAACTTCATTCTTTAGAGAATGGACCAGTTGAAGAAGTAGCAAGAGGAACTTTTATATGCATTCCAACAGGTCTGCAGTATATAGATGAATCAAAGAGGTTTCAGCTAACACTGGGAAACTGCCTACAATTGTTAAAGTTAGCAAGAAAGAACTCTGTCCCAGAACTTCTTAAATCGGTTTACACAGTAATAAGTGACAATTACCTAAATGTGCTAAAGAACTCTGCTATTTATGGTCATTTAAGTGGCTTAGAGAGAGAGAGGATCCTTCAATTAAGAATGAGGGGTCATTTGTCTCTTTGTATAGTTGAAACGAAGAGTATATTTGACTTGAATACAAATATCAAATGTTCAGTGGCGACAGATCAAGCTCAATGCAAAGCTCAGCTTTACTCATTAGATCTGGAAACAAATCAATGGAAGAGAGTAACCAGTATCCCAGAGGAAGCCTGTCTTAAGGGCTGTAGCATATGTTCCATGTACAACTACCTGTTCATTGCAGGAGGCATCCAGAAGACCAAAGGAAGCTCAGTATGTTCCAACAAATTATTTTGTTATAATCCTCTAACTGATATCTGGACCCAGCTCGCACCAATGATACAAGCAAGGTCCCAACTGAAGCTCATCCCACTTGATGGCTACCTATATGCCATTGGTGGAGAGTGCTTGCATACAATGGAGAAATATGATCCAAGGTCAAACAAATGGACCTTTGCAGCTCCCCTTCCAAAAGGCTCATTTGCTGTAGCACATGAAGCTGCAGCCTGCGGAGGAGAAATTTATATCTCAGGAGGACATTTATTTTATCGGCTACTAAAGTATAAACCCAGTCGTGACCAGTGGGAAGAATGTCCATTTAATGCCAGCAAGGGCCGTTCTTGTGACATGGTAGCGGTTGGCAATATCCTTTATAGATTTGACATATACAAGAACTCGACCGTAAATATTTTCAAGTACAATACTACTACCAAGGTTTGGAGTGAATATACAACAACTTTTCCAGGAAGCAAGGTTCCCTTCAGATGTGCTGTGCTGGATGATGCCATCTACTGTGTAAATAGGGAAACAACTGCACGCTTTTCAGTGGAAAATGGAAAAgcagtgtttgagtcggccacttttAGTGGAGTCCCCACCCATGGAGTAGGCTACCCTTGTCCTGTTGTGTTAACTCTGCGTGGGTCAATATCACAAACATCTGTTTAA